The Lolium rigidum isolate FL_2022 chromosome 2, APGP_CSIRO_Lrig_0.1, whole genome shotgun sequence genomic interval TTTCGATGATCATTCCGCTTGATTTCGAGCTTGCTGTAGTGTCGGTGCGGGAGAAATCGATACTCCCCAAGTTTGGACGGGTTGGGGAAAGTTTGCCCCATAGAGGGAACAAGATAGATGTCTTCCTGTTTTTTGGCCGTGCATATTGTTTTGTTGGATTCATGGATTCAGAGGGGGTTGTGTTTCTCCTTCCTTTGTTGTATACTGAAAGTTCAGCATGACTTCACTGTTTTACTCCTAATGTATTTGGTTAGCATTTGTGTATTTTTTCTTGTTTCGGCTgacatgatgcttctgatatggtTTCATTTTTTCCATCTTATACCCTTGTTGTTTGTTCATAGGCACAGAAGTACTAATTAGTCATGGTGTTAAGACCATTAATGTTGGACTATGGAATCTCCATTTTTGCTCTAGTTTCCCCCCTAATCGTAGTTCATAGTAGAATTGATATACTTTTACACGTGCTAATGTCTATGGCAGTCAAATCACTTTGGGCGCTAAATATTTTCGTATTCAGTCCTTGCTGACTTATTTCGCATGTAATCATGCAACTGTAGTTTGCATATTAATTGCGTCTCCACAATTCAGTTCAGATTTCTGAGTATACCCAAGGGATCAATATATTACACGCTTTAATCTTAGTTTGACGAGCAAGTTGCAGTAGCAAACACATGGAGGTATCAAGGTTAATCCCTTTCCTTGGTTTTCAGGTTTCCTTAGTTGCTGCCATAAGACAAAATGTCTTGTCAATGGGAATATAACTTTACCTTGCTATCGCCATAATGTTAGAGCAAAGTTTGTCCAAGAACGCATGTTTTGTTACAACTACAGAAAAATTTCACATTCTAGTTTGCGCTTGACAAAAATACACATAATACAATATTCTAAAAAGCCACACGAATGTCGAATCCTGTCAACTACAGTGGAGTCTGACATGTTGGACCTACTTGTTCGCGGAATTGGCATGCAAGTTTGGTAAGATGTGTAGCTTTTTTAGTCTTTTAGATGTAGCCTTTGGAAAATAGGGTCTTCGACATAAATTTAATTGGAAACAAGGTAAAGGAAGAATTGCTAACTATTTGTGTTTTAAGATTTGATTAAAAAAAACTAAATCATGGTTACATGATTCCATCTAAAGAATGACTAAATTATATGTTGCCGGTTATATTTTACATATTTTAATTCTGCAAGATGTCTAGATACATGTGATAAATAACTAACTCTTTGGAAGGAAATAAATAGTTTTCTTTTGCTTTAATTTATTTCAGTTAACTCTGAAAACTCACACACATTTTTTCATACATAGAAGTATATCcccgcaaaaagaaaaaaaaaactatagaaGTATAGAACTACAGAAATTTTGGCTGCTGGCTTTGGGCTCCCACATTGCAAATACACCTGTCAGATTCCATCTTATAAAGAGAATGGTGGGGTGTATTAAAAATTTATGTCAAATTTCTGAGATGTGTAATCATCCGATTTGTTTCTGGAAACATTTGTAGCTTTGTGAAATTTGCTTGTTCTTGTAACATCCCCAATTGTTTCTTTTTTCACTTTGGAAGTCAGTTTGTAGGCCTAACATGCTTTTCTAATTGGCGAACTAAGTAGCTCCTGGAAAAGTGAGTGACCCAAGTTGTGATGTTGGCCCAAATACAGAGCCTTTTGTCTGATCTTTTTTCATTTGGACACTGATTGATCTTTAGTTGATCTCTAGTTCCTTTGTTTGTTTTCACGATGTTTCTGGCTTTTTGCCTTGTAGTGCTATATAGTCTCTTCCGCTTTATTTGATCATGTGAGTCTTACTATTTCTTCATAAGTGAACTAATTGTGCATGCTAAAAAAAGAAATTTGCATTCAATTTTCTAAGCTTGGCATCTTCATCACTTAAGGTGATTGTGCCATTTTGTACGAGATACTTAGCTATGGGCAATGCCTGACATGTTGAGTAATGCTTGTTTGGCTTGGACTTTCCAGATACTGCTTGTTTATCAAATAAAAGTATGTATGCTCTTTTTTAATTGGTTAGGAAGCTATCTCCGTGATTACTTTTGTCTCTTGCTATGATGGAAATGTCCGTCTCAAGGACATTATAACCCAGTACTTTAATTATTGAGGTTTGTTAAGATGACCTGACACCCATACCAGCACTAGCATTAATGCATTATGTTTCTTGTGAAGTTAGTTACAGCTACAGTGTACAGTATGCATAGTTGCCGATGTTCTAATGAAAACTGGGATGTTCCCTGCTATGAAATAAGGAAAAACCAAGAAAACATAATTCAAGTTTTTAATTATTGGTGCTTTTTTATCAATTTTTTTATTGGTGCTTGTTCTCCATTTTTTTAAACAATGCTGATTTGTTATCTTGTGATGGCAGCTCACTGCTGAATTGGAGAAGCTGGATGAGAAGCTCAAGTTGACAGAGTCTCTCCTTGATAGCAAAGTACATTTCATACATTTTCTTTGGTTGCACACTCCCTTCTGAGTGCTCTCCGCTAAGTATTCATTTTATTTGTGCAGAATCTAGAACTCAAGAAGACAAACGATGAGAAAAAAGCTGCTATGGCGGCCCAGTTTGCAGCAGAAGCAACACTGCGAAGAGTCCATGCAGCCCAAAAGGATGATGATATGCCGCCCATTGAAGCCATTCTTGCACCACTTGAAGCTGAGCTAAAGCTTGCTCGGCAAGAGGTAGTACTATGTTATCCACCTCTTATCTCTCATTGTTCACCGTGATTAGTGTCATATTTTCTCACACTTTGCACCAACCATATCCACTGATCCAAATCCTTATGTGTACTGGGTGCATGTTTAGTATAATTGATAAAAGTATAACTtggttatttcagattgcaaaacTCCAAGAGGACAACAGAGCATTAGATCGTTTGACAAAACAAAAGGAGGCAGCTCTGCTAGAAGCAGAAAGGACTGTACAAACTGCATTAGCAAAAGCTGCTATGGTTGATGACATGCAAAACAAGAACCAAGATCTGATGAAGCAAATTGAGATCTGCCAGGTATAAGGAGACATCTTTTATTTTCCAAGGTTGTTGGGAGAGAATAACTCTGCCAAGTTATTCCAGTATAGCTGCTAAGTGGTTTCCAATCCTGATTGCAGGAAGAAAATAAGATCTTGGATAGGTTGCACCGCCAAAAAGTTGcggaagtagaaaagcttagtcaaacagtcAGAGAGCTTGAAGAAGCTGTCCTTGCTGGTGGTGCAGCTGCTAATGCTGTTAGAGATTATCAGCGGAAAGTCCAGGAAATGAATGTAACATGCTACCAATTAACCGTTGCCTATTCTTCAAATCTTCATTGGTTTATGCAAAAAAAAACTGATCCGTGCTCTTTTTGATCATGACACACTAGGAAGAGAGAAAAGTTCTGGACCGTGAACTTGCTCGGACAAAAGTTACAGCAAACAGGGTTGCTGTTGTAGTTGCCAATGAGTGGAAAGATGGTAATGACAAAGTAATGCCCGTTAAACAGTGGCTTGAAGAACGCAGATTCCTGCAGGTAAGATGATTACAGTTTGTTTGTTTTGAGGCACACCTGCAGTGGTGTATTCTCTTCCTTTATTCAAGTTTTATGCAACGAAAATTATCTCTACAGGGTGAGATGCAGCAACTACGTGACAAACTTGCTATTGCAGAGCGAGCTGCTCGATCGGAAGCTCAAGTAAAGGTGAAGATGGCTGTTATGTTCAATTTTTAGCTAAGCTTCTAAGACACCTATATATCTATTAATTGTGAAAAGAGTTCTCATATGTTTTTTCTACTCAGGAAAAGTATCAGTGGCGACTAAAAGTTCTAGAAGATGGACTGAGGGGGCCACCAAGTGGTTCTAGTCGTCCTCCTACAGAAGGAAAGAGTTTAAGCAATGGATCCTCCCGTCGGCTATCGCTGGGTGGAACTGATAATATGTCCAAAGTCTCCCCGACTGGTTTGTTAGCAAGGAGATCTCCATCCTTCAATTCAAGATCCTCTCTTTCTACTGGTAGCAGCTTGGTCCTCAAGCATGCAAAAGGAACTTCAAGGTCATTTGATGGTGGTACGAGGTCTTTAGACCGGGGAAAAGTGCTTGTGAATGGACCTCATTTACTCAATAGATCTACAGATGCTGTTACAGATTGTGAGACTACTGATAACTGGAAGGCTAGTGCAGAAGAGAAAAGTACTGAAACCACAAATAGTGACTCAACTGATATGGTCTCTGGTGTACTGTATGACATGCTGCAGAAGGAGGTGGTTTCGTTGAGAAAGACATGCCATGAGAGAGACCAAAGTCTAAAGGACAAGGATGATGCAATTGAGGTATGATGTTGGAGTTTCTAATTATTCTATTTTGATGGGACGCCATGTACTATGCTTTTGCTTAACGCCTTATTTACAGATGTTAGCGAAGAAAGTAGATACACTAACCAAAGCCATGGAAGTGGAAGCTAAAAAGATGAGGCGAGAGGTAGCTGCTATGGAGAAAGAAGTTTCTGCTATTCGCCTCGAGAAGGAACAAGAGAACAAGGCCAAGCGGCTTGGGAGTTTGAGAGGACCTGGCAACGCTTCTCAGGCACTTCCAGCAAGGTACGCCTCTATGAATGCCTTACATTTGAATTTGATATTCCAGCAGACCTCACAGACTAAATTTTATTTAAACTTCAAGTATGTCATATGCACTACAGTTCCAAGTACTCATAACTTCAATTACACATCATATTTCTATCGGAGCGCTGCTTAATGACTTTTAGCTGGCGGACTACCTCCAGTCAGCTAATGGGGTGTCTGGCTTGAGGGACCACCTTAGCCTAGGATGGTTGGTTCATCAAAGGATCATAAAATCTCATGATTTTTGTTGTGACAACCCTTAATATTTCTACAATACTCGTCCTATACCTTAACAAAACAAGTTATAGCTTAATTTGAAGTGCAGTTCCCCTGCATGGTTtctaaagaaaaaaaatagtgAGTTAGGTTCAGAGTTTTGGTCGGATGTTCCATTTACCGTTTGGTTCCTCAAACCAAACCTTTCAAAATAATTCAGGTGGCTTGAGAGTTGCCTTTCTCAGGCTCACCAAATTATGCCCCATTTGGTCATTTGTTTGCTTGTAACCAATGAACTTGAAATGTTGAACACTGACTCTCCTAGTCCTGGCGACATCATTTCTGTAAATATTTGTTGTTAGCAGGCATTATCTGACACAAAAATAATGGCATGTTTGTAAGTTGCGGTGCTTCTCAGTAAAGTTTCAGTATTAAGTTTAAATACCAAAACTTCACCAACAAATACAATATTTCCAAATCTATTGCTTGGGTACAATGCTGACGTATTTTCTAGTGTGACgtaatattatatttttatttcacCTTCCATTCTGTTGCTTTGTTGCAGAAATGCACCGCGTGGTGGGTTGACGCGCAACATCCAATAACCCAGGTCTAACACCAGGCAGCATGATATTCTTTGATAGGTTCCGTTTCCCTTTGTGCTTTCCCCCCTTTCCACCCCTATTAATTTTTTGTGATTGAGATAGCACAGATGACCCTCTGATACCTAGATTGGGGAAAGAGTAGGCTCGCATCTGACACGACTTGCTGTAATGTAGTGGAAGGCAGTCCTTCGGTAAGGTTTAACCTTGCGGCACGCTCTCATTTTGTTAAGGCGGTGCACGTTGTGGTTGTATAGGCTGGAAGATCACGCGTCTTCTTCTAAACTATAATTTAGCTAGTGTGGTTGATTTTGCTTGTCCGAGTTGTGTTTGTGAATATCATTGTATCCTACTGTGGTCACCTTTTTTTTGTACCATTCGTTTGTTGACGCTGGCTTTTCCCTTGCTGGTCCTGGAATCAGTTTCTTGGCTTGGGATACCCTTTTGGAGCACTGGTTCTAGTCTCGAGCTGAATCAGAATGGAAGGGTTCTATTGATCGATGTTTTGCTTTCAATGGTACTGCTGGTAATTTGTTGCACCGATCTCCAGCTTGTGTGTATTGTGTAGTGTCTGTACTGTGGCATGAGTATTTCTCTGTACTGTCATGGCAACCCAGCATCTCTGGATCCTGGACGGGTTTGCTTTCAACGATGGTTCTCCAGGAACGGGATCCTCTAACTTGAAGGTGaaaagttagagcatctccactcgtccccccgaacaggcccccggcgagcgttttttccatccggacggcgtaattcggcccagtcgcgtccccggttcctcgttttcgtccggatttgggcctaaattcatccggcgatcccacgccatccccggcccccgggagcgctcggggactccggacgaaacgaaagcgcgcgtggccccaacttgtcggcgacaatggcctccgatctacggcaaaaccctcgtcttcccgatctacggcaaaaccctcgtcttcccgatctacggcaataccctcgtcgaacgaaagctttgaactctcaagtggtgcaacatagatagattatatatatttcgaatataattcgaataaacataaaaattacatataaaaactttaaaactaacttaaactacttcttcttcttagaaggccccgcctcatcgtcgtcgcggcgacgcttccggctcgtcacctcctcgtcggaggaagttgactcctcctcctcgtcagtgtcctcagcctcttcgtcgtcctcctccttttcctcgtcctcttcctcctccttttcctcggcctcttcctcggctctgctccttggcctcttcggactcctcctcgtcctcctcgtcgtcgtcctcgccggccggcggaggGGAATCGTCGGCCGCTCGGACGATgcggctttgtcccaccaatgtcgccatccgggcggcttccctcgctcgtcggtgtccgatggccaagagagatcgctcatggttgacggaggatggtgatcaacgagagaacgagatgaatggcgtcggccgtcggaaaccgtatatgtaggtctctcgacgaaagagagcggcggttgctcttccgcggagttcgtgctccattacggcggttctcgcatcgaggccacttcgaccgttcccgacgagtcgtttcggctctccgatccacttcgcgacggttcaatgcgtcgagggaactccgacgattgcccttcccggtgagctgcgccgtcgctatgcacgcggtgggtgcgcgtccatgggctcgcggctggaaaaatgggcctccccaggccaaaaacttcatccatccggcgctaaataacgccggatttcggcctggggagccccaacggctggggatgctcttagagtACTCTAACTTTCCTTCCTCCAAACCATATATCTAAAATCcaaatcatttaatttaatttgcATAATACAAATTTGTGTCTTGCATTTGAAGTAATTACACGTACTGTAGAGAAAATTATGGTGTAATAAATTTAGTTTGGTTTTTAAACATCTACAGTAATCACCTTTATTAGTTAATTACAGTGCATAACCTTGTACTTATGCTACAGAAGCCTGACTTTGCTTCTTTGTTTTTCCTGACTTGACTCCTTCACGTTAGAGGATACGGTTCCGGTTCTCCAACGGCTCTGTGATTGATCAAGTCAATGGTCCAGCCAGTGAGACTCGATTGGGCAAGGATTAGAGCATCCCTAAATGCCAATGTTCGAGTAATGATATGATCAACAATGCATGTGTACTCCCCGCACCTCGCCTTCAGCAAAGCCTCTGTTTTCGTCACGAGCTGGTGTACCGGTTCCAGCAACAGACTTTGCAGTGTCCAAAGCACCCTCAGCCTTAATCGCTTCCACTTCTCACGCATTGAAGTCCTTTGCTGAGCATCACCATGCTAGTAGCTGCTCATAAGAGcaggtacaatagagtccagtcagctgactataagccattaaataatatattttagatgagttggaggagagagaagaggagagagaagagaggtgggctactatgcaatagccagctcttgcacgtgctcctaggcaccttgtgagagtgaaaggtgggccatatattagtaaaatactacattcttatagccaactattatacatgttagctatatgatgactacaaatgatatgacatcttgttatagccaacagttggctatactattggatttgctctaaggctggtcatagtgggtagtatcatatagtagtatcatgtatatgatactttgctatgatactagatccataatgcatagtatcatagactagtatcatagtttagctatattaattgatttgtagaatcccaatacaaatttgtgtacaagatttatttgatactaatttttctcgtgatgtgcgctatgatacagtatctacctatgatactctaatcttctctctcatccataattacctgccacatcagcatttttggtggggctaggatgcatgatactagctatgatactagcactatggctagcctaatcCCCAAGATCAGCCAAATGGTTCCATCTTTTTTGAAGTGGGGCAGCCTCAGTCTTTACAATCGATGCATACGATTTTTATAGCATTTTATTAAAATGTACCACAGAGAATAGACAAAAAATACATCACAAAACCCGAAGCcaacattaaaaaaaaaaaacctaaagcCAACACTCAGCACCTACAAACTCAACAGGATTGGGAACAATCGCATACCCTAAGCTCCATCTACGAGCTCAAGTCGCCTTCCTAGGCTACTACCAAGTATCACCATGCTTTTAGCTGTTCGTAATCCCCTAAATCAACCACATGGCTGATACTGCAGCCGCAACATCCTTTTTGGGAATCATCTTGCAcactagtttccatttagtttttttcgaaatggggcattgcccagcctctgcatcaatgtgatgcacacggcttttcatTTATTTGAATTGTTCAAAAATATTCAGAAGTTTACATCACGGATCAGAAATGGTTGAGACAAGTATCAACCATcggaaaatgaataaaaacatagaATTATCCATTttgtatcctactagtgtgtcgccacccagtagcctgaaaaaagaagtcctgagtaaCCATCAGCAgacggttgcacccaatatccatagtctcccgctgatcctccggaaGAAGGAAATCCCATTGTTGGATCCAATACGCCGCACgccgaataacctgcaaaaaattagttcccttTTGTCTGTTAAAAATTATGTCATTCCGGTTTGTCCAAAGAGACCAAGCATACGACGAGATATGCCAATCCGTATTCTATTCTTATCCAATTTATGAACCCCattaagccaattaccaaacatattagtaatatttgcaGGTGGCTGTATACCAAAAGTAAAATAAATCATTCGCCAAACAATTTTGGCAAATGGACATGATAAGAATAAATGATTTATGGTTTCTGGCTcattacaaaaacaacatttagtGCATCCATGCCAATTCCGTTTCACCAAATTGTATTTTGTAAGCAGTACTTTATTGTTAAgaaaccacataatttttttgatCTTGAGAGGTATTTTTATTTTCCACAGATATTTGCGTAAAAAAGGAGTGTGACCATTCATTAAATCAAGATACATTGATTTGACTGAAAAAGTTCCGGAATCAGTAAGTTTCCAAACAAATTTATCCGGAGTGTTTGTCAGCTGTACCATCATTAACCGTTGACAAAGATTAATCCATTGATTCCATTTGTTTTTGTTAAAAGCCCTCCTAAAAGCAATATTAAGCGGATTTTGTGCCAACACAGTAGCAACTAAAACATTCTTTCGCTGTACTATGTTATACATCGCTGGATATTGCTGTGCTAAAGAAGTGTCTCCTAGCCAAATGTCCTCCCAAAACCGTGTATCGGATCCATTCCCCACTTTAAAAAAGCCCATGCTAAAAAAATCATCTTTCACACGCATAAGACCCTTCCAAAATGGAGAATCAGTAGGTTTCCCCTCAATCTATGCTACATTTTAAAGCCTAGAATAAACTCCTCTGCTGCCTCCTGAAAGGGTTTGCTGCCTCCTGAAAGGGTTTTTCATGATCACATCTAAGGAGCGCATGGTAGAGCGTTTCTTCTTCGTATCTACAAATGGGACAACTTGCTCAATTCCTTGATGTGTTGGAGACACAATTCACCGGAACTTGGTAGGATGTTTTTCACCACCCTCCATCATAACGCCATAATTTTCGGCACCACCTTTAGGCTTTCGAGTCCACAGAGATTTCCACATTGAGCTATGGTCTATATTTGGAGCTTGGTTGAACATCCTTTCGCGTCCATGTGTGCATGCTTTTGTTTATGTTGCGCATGTTATTTATCAACCTTCTCTGTGATGAGCCTAATAATGGGGTGAATCGTCACGGAGTTTTACTAAGTAATCAGGGAGGTTGTTACGTGTGCATCATCGCAACTTCCACAGCAGTACCATGGGTGGAGACAAATGGATCCCGAGATCCGAAAAAAAACCTTTAGTTTGAGAAATCCGAAGATCATATACTATAAAATTTAAAAGGAAATCGAAAAACATTTTGATATAGTCAATGATATATCTTACAAGCATGCATAATCTCACTTCAAAATTATTGGTACTTGGGGCTACACAAAATGACAAAACATGACAAACTTGGGAGTTCTGAAACTACCAGTAAAGCATGGAGTGGCATTGTAGAAGACAACAACTCGAATCTTGGAGCACAAGCAACGATCCTTTCTTTACATCTTTAGAACCATATCCCATTTTGAGTTAACTAcaaaaaaaatactccctccgattcatattaattgactctagtatggatgtatctagacacattttagttctagatatatccatattaaagtcaattaatatgaatcggagggagtatcacaATTGGATTCCGTTTATCAGGTGAGGCATGAATAGGCAGCATACGTGGACAGTTGGATGAGACGGGTGTGGGTCCCACTTGTCAGCCTCCCATATTCTCCTGGCCCCACCTAGGCAGTTCGTCTTAAATGTTACGCGCACATTGAACGACGAGGCCGCCTCCTTTCTCCCAACAGTCGCCTCTGCTCTTCACGCCCTGTCAACACAACAATCCGGCGCTCCACTCCGCCGCCCTCGCGCTCCGATccccaccgccgtcctcgcctcctCTCCACATTCCGGTGcgccgagcggcgacggcggtggaaTGCGGCAAGCCAGGCCCGCGACTGGTGGTGCTGCCGGAGTGGCGCCGGTCTGATACCTCCGTTTCGCCGGTAAGGAAGGAACCCTAGCTTGCTTCAACGGATCTGCTTCGAGACTTCTGTCTGTTTCCCGGGGCTCCCCTCTTTGGTTTGGGGCGGCGGTGAGCGACCGGAGCCCGAAGCATTCGCAGCTTGGCGCCGATTTGCTTGCTTGCTTCGTCCATGGTTCCGTTAGGTTCCTCTTTTGCGGTTGCTTTGTTTATTAAAGCCGGGCGAAAGCCTGTTTCGAG includes:
- the LOC124688279 gene encoding microtubule-associated protein 70-2, which produces MADGGEEGNASAHKGSSRRRGAAQVALDADELLTLMHGSDPVKVELNRLENEVRDKDRELGEAQVEIKALRLSERAREKAVEELTAELEKLDEKLKLTESLLDSKNLELKKTNDEKKAAMAAQFAAEATLRRVHAAQKDDDMPPIEAILAPLEAELKLARQEIAKLQEDNRALDRLTKQKEAALLEAERTVQTALAKAAMVDDMQNKNQDLMKQIEICQEENKILDRLHRQKVAEVEKLSQTVRELEEAVLAGGAAANAVRDYQRKVQEMNEERKVLDRELARTKVTANRVAVVVANEWKDGNDKVMPVKQWLEERRFLQGEMQQLRDKLAIAERAARSEAQVKEKYQWRLKVLEDGLRGPPSGSSRPPTEGKSLSNGSSRRLSLGGTDNMSKVSPTGLLARRSPSFNSRSSLSTGSSLVLKHAKGTSRSFDGGTRSLDRGKVLVNGPHLLNRSTDAVTDCETTDNWKASAEEKSTETTNSDSTDMVSGVLYDMLQKEVVSLRKTCHERDQSLKDKDDAIEMLAKKVDTLTKAMEVEAKKMRREVAAMEKEVSAIRLEKEQENKAKRLGSLRGPGNASQALPARNAPRGGLTRNIQ